A stretch of Spodoptera frugiperda isolate SF20-4 chromosome 6, AGI-APGP_CSIRO_Sfru_2.0, whole genome shotgun sequence DNA encodes these proteins:
- the LOC118281913 gene encoding 28S ribosomal protein S2, mitochondrial, translated as MFSNCIKHRALIRTVPILRHNSTATEPVASPVTEDQATKKILDHPDYFSVHNLFTVKDLFDARVHYGHKEGSLNDYMRPYLYGSRLGHLIFDLDITAEHLRKALNFTAHIAYRGGIICFFNRNALNAHLVEKTAKECGEYAHTRFWRGGIFTNANHQFGAVTRLPDLCIFLNTQNNILNQHTAVRDSAKMLIPTIGIVDTNCNPNLITYPVPGNDDTPAAIELYCKLFKAAIMRGKEERRKFLEENN; from the exons ATGTTTTCAAattgtataa AACACCGTGCCCTTATTCGTACTGTGCCTATATTACGACATAACTCCACTGCCACAGAACCTGTTGCTTCTCCTGTAACTGAAG ATCAAGCAACCAAGAAGATTTTAGATCATCCAGATTATTTTAGTGTCCATAACTTATTCACAGTGAAAGATTTGTTTGATGCCAGAGTGCACTATGGTCACAAAGAAGGTTCATTGAATGACTACATGAGACCATACCTCTATGGATCCAGACTTGgccatttaatatttgatttggaCATCACTGCTGAGCATTTACGAAAAGCACTGAACTTCACAGCACATATTGCATACAGAGGAGGCATCATTTGTTTTTTCAACAGAAATGCCCTAAATGCCCATTTGGTTGAAAAAACTGCAAAAGAATGTGGGGAGTATGCACACACAAGGTTCTGGAGAGGAGGCATTTTTACAAATGCAAACCATCAATTTGGTGCTGTCACTAGATTACCAGATCTATGCATATTCTTGAATACACAAAATAACATCTTGAACCAGCACACGGCTGTTAGAGATAGTGCAAAGATGTTAATACCAACTATTGGCATTGTGGACACCAACTGCAATCCCAACCTTATCACTTATCCAGTGCCAGGCAATGATGATACTCCAGCAGCCATAGAACTATACTGCAAGTTATTCAAAGCTGCCATCATGAGAGGCAAAGAAGAAAGAAGGAAATTTTTAGAAGAAAACAATTAA
- the LOC118281912 gene encoding leucine-rich repeat-containing protein 58 gives MECYTSDSCDSDTREQKTLDLSSQMLDSLSLSSELKGIVDEKDCAENYEIILLYNNRIKALPDTLNRFSNLKILDVSNNRLTVLPDIFKHCQLTSLIAKHNQLTNESLPKSFFSNKSSLRELNLSGNQLNFFPEQVLDIASLRYLYLGGNNIVNIPKDIWKLNSLQILSLGGNQIIEVPESVGHLTGLQALVLSDNLIEQLPASIARLNQLRSLLIHKNRLKTLPTQIIKLRCLTELSLRDNPLVVRFVRDMTLQPPSLLELAGRTIKLHEIPIRAGEVPLTLMRYLGAAQCCVNPKCKGVFFDNRVEHIKFVDFCGKYRIPLLQYLCSSKCITGSWESREADSNPHPHMMRKVLLG, from the exons ATGGAATGTTACACATCGGATAGCTGTGACAGTGACACCAGGGAGCAGAAAACCCTGGATTTGTCGAGTCAAATGTTGGATTCACTCAGCCTGTCGTCGGAACTAAAAGGCATTGTTGACGAGAAGGATTGCGCAGAAAATTACGAGATAATTCTCCTCTACAACAACAGGATAAAGGCACTGCCTGATACGTTAAACAGGTTTAGCAACTTGAAGATATTGGATGTAAGCAACAATAGACTGACTGTGCTCCCGGATATCTTCAAACATTGTCAGCTAACGTCGCTGATAGCAAAACATAATCAACTCACCAATGAATCGCTTCCGAAGTCGTTCTTTAGTAATAAGAGTTCACTGCGAGAACTCAATTTAAGCGGAAACCAATTGAACTTCTTTCCAGAGCAAGTTTTAGATATAGCATCTCTTAGGTACCTTTACTTAGGTGGTAACAACATAGTCAACATACCAAAGGACATATGGAAACTTAACAg TTTGCAGATTCTATCTTTAGGAGGTAATCAAATTATCGAAGTTCCGGAATCGGTTGGGCACCTGACGGGGCTCCAAGCTCTGGTTTTGAGCGACAATCTAATAGAGCAACTGCCAGCGAGCATAGCGAGATTGAATCAACTACGTTCCTTATTAATCCACAAGAACAGATTGAAGACTTTGCCCACGCAAATAATCAAGCTAAGATGTTTGACTGAG CTAAGTCTTCGCGACAACCCTCTAGTAGTGAGGTTCGTTAGAGACATGACCTTGCAACCTCCTTCTCTATTGGAACTAGCTGGTCGCACCATCAAACTACACGAGATACCGATACGGGCAGGCGAAGTACCTTTAACCTTGATGAGGTACCTTGGAGCAGCTCAATGTTGTGTTAATCCCAAATGTAAag gtGTTTTCTTTGACAACCGCGTGGAGCACATCAAGTTTGTCGACTTCTGTGGCAAATACCGCATTCCACTTCTGCAATATCTATGTAGCTCTAAGTGCATCACTGGAAGCTGGGAGAGTCGCGAGGCGGATAGTAATCCCCATCCTCACATGATGAGGAAAGTTCTCTTGGGCTGA
- the LOC118281909 gene encoding dnaJ homolog subfamily C member 17, which translates to MAPKNIQDVDLYALLDIPITATESEIKKAYRKKALKCHPDKNPDDPKAAETFHALSDALEVLTDASARAAYDKVLRAKAAAKLRHQELDSKRQKLKEDLERREKEAETNKGGCNLTDEQKLAAEIERLQREGSRLLMEEQQRMKEEIQRTKGLISQPVWDSSLNRIKIKWKADKNDPKNGGYDEPTLRRFLKKYGDIVALLVSPKKKGSAIVEFASKEASEMALELEKGLPENPLTLKWINERPVLTTKKDIPGPSLISDRDYESVVLAKMRQAAERQKLIEEMLREEENKL; encoded by the exons ATGGCGCCGAAGAATATTCAAGATGTTGACTTATACGCGTTGCTGGATATCCCAATAACAGCGACAGAATCTgag ATTAAAAAGGCTTATAGGAAAAAGGCCCTAAAATGCCATCCAGACAAAAATCCGGACGATCCCAAAGCTGCTGAGACGTTTCACGCACTTTCAGACGCTTTAGAAGTATTGACTGATGCCTCAGCTAGGGCGGCGTATGATAAGGTGCTCAGAGCTAAGGCTGCAGCAAAATTACGACATCAAGAATTGGACAGTAAGAGGCAAAAACTGAAAGAGGATCTCGAAAGGCGGGAAAAGGAAGCAGAGACAAACAAAGGAGGTTGTAACCTCACAGATGAACAGAAATTAGCAGCAGAAATCGAGAGACTACAGAGGGAAGGTAGCAGGCTGTTGATGGAAGAACAACAAAGAATGAAAGAAGAAATACAAAGAACTAAGGGACTTATATCTCAGCCTGTGTGGGATTCAAGTttaaacagaattaaaataaaatggaaagcAGATAAAAATGATCCAAAAAATGGTGGTTATGATGAACCTACACTAAGAAGGTTCTTGAAGAAGTATGGGGATATAGTAGCACTACTTGTATCTCCTAAGAAAAAGGGATCTGCTATAGTAGAATTTGCATCTAAGGAAGCTTCAGAAATGGCTTTGGAATTAGAGAAAG GCTTACCAGAAAATCCTTTAACACTAAAATGGATTAATGAAAGACCAGTATTAACAACTAAGAAAGACATTCCCGGTCCATCACTTATCTCTGATAGAGATTATGAATCAGTGGTCTTAGCTAAAATGAGACAAGCAGCAGAGAGACAAAAGTTAATAGAAGAAATGTTgagagaagaagaaaataaattataa